From the genome of Desulfobacterales bacterium:
TTTTTTACTCCATCTACAACTACCGCAAGATTTGTCATATAACGGCTTATACATGTAGATGTTTCAACATTAGTTGGGTCTGTTTTTGCTTTATCTCCGCATATATCTTTAGCAACTTCAATAAGAACATTTCTATAACTTAATCTATTAGTTTGAGAAAGAGAAAGAAATAAATTATAAGCTCTAATTTCCCTGTCATTATCGCCTTTAAGGTTTATCCATTGATGTGAATTTGTTCGGACAACAAATCCTTCAGCAACGGTATTAGCATCAAATTTATTAACCATTATTTGAGCACCGTATGCGCTAAATCCTTCTCCTGTATAGGCTTCATATAAAGCTGCGCCTCCGTGAGCATCTATTACAACAAAATTTCCGCTTATAACCTTGGTTTTATTTTCGCTTTCAGTATGCCAAGTAGCTAAATAATTATCAAAATCACTTACTGTAATACATCTTTCAAGGGCTTTAGCAAGCAAGTCCGTGTTTGCATTTGCAAAGAGTTCATGCAATGGATCTGCTTCATAAACTGTTGTGTTGCATATAGCAAAACCTGACTCATTAACTCCTCCGGACGAAACTTCCGCTAAGGTTGTCCTATCTATAATTCTTAGACTTCCTCCTACTTTAGCATCCTTTGCCTTGTAATACTTAATTTCCTGTTGCCAACCCATATCATGATCTCGATTTTTCCAAATAAACGGTCTTCCAGTTGCTGATTTAGCTGCAGAAACAACTCCAATATCGCAGGCAGAAGAATACGAAATAAGTGTAAACAGTAAAATTAAAGCTGAAATCATAAGTTTTAATATTAATGCTTCTCTTTTTTTCATCTTTATTTATCCTCCTTATTTTACTTTAACCCATGATTCAATAGCTTTTCTCTTAATTGAACCATGAAGATTTATATTATCAACAAATTCAACCTTTATTGTAACTGGCTCTCCAAGTATTTCTTCAAGGGCATGAATAAGCTCATTAAACTTATTTTCATCGTATTCTTTACCTTTTACAAGCTCTATTACAATAAGACCTTTTTCTTTTTGTATAACTTTAAATTCTTCCATTAAATGAAGATATTTTTTTATATATTTTGTAAAAGTATTTAAAAGCTTTAATGATGACACAAATTTTCCGCTTGGAAGTATAAAAGAATCATCAGCACGACCTTCAAAAGAATGAAGTATCGGAAGCTTTGAACCACAAGAACATAATTTATCACTTTTTTGGCCTAAATCTCCTATTCTATAACGAATAAAAGGCATAACTGGGCTTTGAAGAGTAGTTAAAACCATTTCTCCTGTTTCATAAGGTCCAACTTCATTTCCGTCTTTATCCAAGAATTCTACCCATACATTATCAATAAAAAGATGATAATTTTTATTTTTGCATTGAGACGCCACCATCCATGTTTCTTCAGTTGAATATTCATCATAAACAGGACAGTTAAATACGCTGGCTATGAAATCCCTTTGATCTTGAGTTGATAACTCGGAATTTACAAGTATAAATTTAGGCTTAATAACCTTTAAATCATTTTTTGAAATTTTTTGGGAAATCTCATAAACTATTGAAGCATAACCAATTATGTAATCTGCCTTAGCTTCTTTAAGCATTGCTATTTGATTTTCAACTGGAATTATCGATGGTATATGAACACTTTTAAAAAAGGGGCCGTCAGAGCCTGGAGTATTTATAGCTGTATATTTTATATAGGCTATTTTGTGCTTCCAAGGCTTATAGCCAATCATTGTATGAACCCTCATGTTCGTAGCTATATAATAGGCATAAGTTTTTGGAGAATAAACAAAAGGAAGCGACCGTCCAGTTGAACCAGTTGTTGCAGAATAATGACATTTTTTTAAATCCGTACCTCGAGCAACAATTTTATCTGGAAAATTTTCTCTTATTTCATCCTTTGTTATCATGGGAAGTTTTTTTAAATCTTCAATTGTACGGATGGCATTTATATTGACGCCAGCTTTATCGTATATTTCTGTATAGTATGGCACATTAAAATAAGCTTGCCTTACAGCATTAACGACTCTTTTTTCAGTAAGTTTTTTTTGTATTGAAACTGATAATTTAGGATTTACATGAAGTCGTATCATTGAATCATAAAATGCTAATATAAATTTTATCATTTCCGTTTCTCCTTTGCTTTATTACGGTTTAAGCTATCTTTCTTCCTATTTTTGATAAAACTAACGGTGTTGGTGCCCCTGGATTATTGCCTTTTGGGATGTTTTCAACTTCTGAAAGACTTAGTTTTACACTTTTTCCGAATATTTCTTGGTATGATTTATCTATTATGTCAAGAAGATCTTTAAATTCATCTTCGGATTGTACTTTTTCTTTATTTCGAACAATGTTTATATTTATTGTGTTAATATCTTCTTGAACTATTTGATATTGTCTTACTTGATCTTTTCCATGCTGTCTTTGAATTTTTTCCATTGGGATCGTGAGTGAAAAAGCATGATAAATTTTACCGTTTGGAAGATATATAGAATCAACTGATCGGCCTTTTATTTGTCCTAAAATTGGTGTATGCATTCCACAGGAGCAAGTATTGTCTTTAAGTAAAAAACTTACATCAGAGCAGCCATTATACCTAATTATAGGAGTTCCTTTTCCTCCATCATGGCAGGTTAAAAGTATATTTCCGTCTTCTCCATTAGAAACTGGGTTGCCATCTTTGTCGATAATTTCAATAGTTACAGTATCTGCCATGATGTGCATTTTTTCATGGGGGCATTCAAATGCAATTATTCCTCCTTCCGTTGAGCCGTATACATTAAAACAAGTGCATCCAAAGGCTTCATTAATATAATCCCTTGTATAATTGTCCATCATTTCTCCGCCTACCATGAGTTTTCTTAATTTTAAATCCTTTCCCCTTCCATTTTTTTTAAGCGTAGCAAGTTCCCTCATAACGCCTGTGTAAGCCGTAAGGTGTTCTGGATTTTCTTTTTCTATCTTGTCCATCATCTTTCCAATATCCTGTTCAACATTTACAAAGGCTATTTTTTTGGAAAAAAGCTTTGCGAACGATTCAGTATTGCTTTCCATACTTTGGGATGATGCATTGTCTGTTATACATACTGTTTTTGTGAATTTTAATTTATGGTTTTTAAATATACGAAAATTCCAGCTTATAAATTGTTCAACCC
Proteins encoded in this window:
- a CDS encoding phenylacetate--CoA ligase family protein is translated as MKISSMYNLGKALLKSYFSSKNIFINQKVTKDIRNKALRKSVTTAYYETEFYRKLYDKHGVHPKDIQTVADLPKLPIVTKRDLIDNFKEAIPKSLNIKNAFILGTSGSTGQPVQVYKDYAWVEQFISWNFRIFKNHKLKFTKTVCITDNASSQSMESNTESFAKLFSKKIAFVNVEQDIGKMMDKIEKENPEHLTAYTGVMRELATLKKNGRGKDLKLRKLMVGGEMMDNYTRDYINEAFGCTCFNVYGSTEGGIIAFECPHEKMHIMADTVTIEIIDKDGNPVSNGEDGNILLTCHDGGKGTPIIRYNGCSDVSFLLKDNTCSCGMHTPILGQIKGRSVDSIYLPNGKIYHAFSLTIPMEKIQRQHGKDQVRQYQIVQEDINTININIVRNKEKVQSEDEFKDLLDIIDKSYQEIFGKSVKLSLSEVENIPKGNNPGAPTPLVLSKIGRKIA
- a CDS encoding phenylacetate--CoA ligase family protein, producing MIKFILAFYDSMIRLHVNPKLSVSIQKKLTEKRVVNAVRQAYFNVPYYTEIYDKAGVNINAIRTIEDLKKLPMITKDEIRENFPDKIVARGTDLKKCHYSATTGSTGRSLPFVYSPKTYAYYIATNMRVHTMIGYKPWKHKIAYIKYTAINTPGSDGPFFKSVHIPSIIPVENQIAMLKEAKADYIIGYASIVYEISQKISKNDLKVIKPKFILVNSELSTQDQRDFIASVFNCPVYDEYSTEETWMVASQCKNKNYHLFIDNVWVEFLDKDGNEVGPYETGEMVLTTLQSPVMPFIRYRIGDLGQKSDKLCSCGSKLPILHSFEGRADDSFILPSGKFVSSLKLLNTFTKYIKKYLHLMEEFKVIQKEKGLIVIELVKGKEYDENKFNELIHALEEILGEPVTIKVEFVDNINLHGSIKRKAIESWVKVK